From a region of the Sinorhizobium sp. B11 genome:
- a CDS encoding response regulator, which produces MSNVTNEEAEGAYQVLVVEDEFLIADELRRVLISGGFRVMGPVSSNEDALDLIDQDKPDFAVLDVYLGAETVTPVALELQRLKVPFVLASASSPHELASSPVLADAINLGKPTGSGQLIATVRKLIG; this is translated from the coding sequence GTGAGCAACGTAACCAACGAAGAAGCCGAAGGCGCCTATCAAGTCCTCGTTGTCGAGGACGAGTTCCTGATAGCCGACGAGCTTCGCCGTGTGCTGATTTCCGGGGGATTTCGAGTGATGGGTCCGGTATCCTCCAATGAGGACGCGCTCGATTTGATCGATCAGGACAAGCCGGACTTCGCGGTACTCGACGTTTACCTCGGCGCCGAGACGGTCACCCCCGTGGCGCTGGAATTGCAGCGGCTGAAGGTGCCGTTTGTGCTTGCGTCTGCGTCTTCCCCCCATGAGCTGGCGTCCAGCCCTGTCCTTGCCGACGCAATCAACCTGGGAAAACCGACGGGATCGGGCCAGCTCATTGCGACCGTTCGCAAGCTGATCGGGTAG
- a CDS encoding LysR substrate-binding domain-containing protein, translating into MRNLTRLKSLQALEASARHGSFVGAATELNVTPAAVGQLVRSLEDWVGYPLFKRSRSGAERLAPVDEAKEALDDIAQGLDLLESGLRKLRGRKARTVVVVTASQALVANWLLGRLGDFTTGHPNIDVRLDVTDRVIDLAQGEADIGIRCGLGDWKGVKSTFLMGEEIIAVCNRSLLSEDREVTPGWIMEQTLIHDGTPHPGGDFPSWNDWLARAGANRSPEEAGLKINSTAAVIHAAIAAKGVALVRKALVAQELVGGRLVHLMPDVRWPVKWAYYAVAAPKALRRYEVTAFHDWLTASVGTDVR; encoded by the coding sequence ATGAGAAACCTCACCCGGCTCAAGTCCCTGCAGGCACTGGAAGCATCGGCAAGACACGGCAGCTTCGTCGGTGCGGCAACCGAACTCAACGTCACGCCCGCCGCTGTCGGCCAGCTCGTCCGATCGCTGGAAGACTGGGTCGGCTATCCACTCTTCAAGCGATCTCGTTCGGGCGCGGAACGCCTCGCTCCGGTGGACGAGGCAAAGGAGGCCCTCGACGACATCGCGCAGGGGCTGGACCTCCTTGAGTCGGGTCTGCGGAAGCTGCGCGGCAGGAAGGCCCGCACTGTCGTCGTCGTGACGGCATCGCAGGCATTGGTCGCCAACTGGCTGCTTGGACGGCTCGGCGACTTTACGACTGGACACCCGAACATCGATGTCAGGCTCGATGTCACGGATCGGGTGATCGACCTTGCGCAGGGCGAAGCAGACATCGGCATCCGCTGCGGGCTCGGGGACTGGAAGGGCGTGAAGTCCACGTTCCTCATGGGCGAGGAGATCATCGCCGTTTGCAATCGCTCGCTCCTCTCAGAGGACAGGGAGGTAACGCCGGGGTGGATCATGGAGCAAACGCTTATCCATGACGGCACGCCCCACCCTGGCGGAGACTTCCCTTCATGGAACGACTGGCTCGCCCGCGCCGGCGCCAACCGATCGCCAGAGGAAGCCGGGCTCAAGATCAACTCGACGGCGGCAGTAATTCATGCCGCCATCGCAGCCAAGGGCGTCGCTCTTGTGAGGAAGGCGCTCGTTGCGCAGGAACTGGTTGGCGGTCGTCTGGTCCACCTGATGCCAGACGTCCGATGGCCTGTGAAATGGGCGTATTACGCTGTCGCCGCACCGAAAGCTTTGCGCAGGTACGAGGTGACCGCATTCCATGATTGGTTGACGGCGTCAGTTGGGACTGACGTCCGCTAA
- a CDS encoding PAS domain-containing protein has translation MLLEDLYRLMKTGHVQAQGVVDTMTQPVVVLDQHFCVTTANNAFIKVFEVDREDIVSQNFFELGNGQWDIPELRQLISAVIPRAAAVIGFEVKHDFPAIGQRTFLIDARRLAHPDNNSPNILIIFDDVTERQRHEAEMDFIVAEMRHRLKNLAAVVRSVVKNTRADDPYLADFKEALLGRLDITFQAQAVAARGEPIGYEQLVRETVGPTVATRLECSGTRVELQSSKIVPVSMIIHELATNAIKHGSASMPGGKVRVTWELEAGGRGRTFLACHWREDGGPQVSPPEQKGYGTELIEGLAAHLGGSVEITFAPDGLTANFKIPM, from the coding sequence ATGCTGCTGGAAGATTTGTATCGCCTGATGAAAACGGGGCATGTGCAGGCTCAGGGTGTGGTGGACACCATGACCCAGCCGGTTGTTGTCCTGGATCAGCACTTCTGCGTAACGACGGCGAACAATGCATTCATCAAGGTGTTCGAAGTCGACCGTGAGGACATCGTCTCGCAGAATTTCTTCGAGCTCGGGAACGGGCAATGGGATATTCCCGAGCTGCGACAGCTCATATCTGCCGTCATCCCGCGAGCAGCCGCCGTCATCGGCTTCGAAGTGAAGCACGATTTTCCGGCGATAGGGCAGCGGACCTTTCTCATCGATGCCCGACGCCTTGCTCATCCCGACAATAACAGTCCGAACATCCTGATCATCTTCGATGATGTTACCGAGCGGCAGCGACACGAAGCTGAAATGGATTTCATCGTCGCCGAAATGCGGCATCGATTGAAGAACCTTGCCGCCGTGGTTCGCTCTGTTGTGAAAAACACCAGGGCCGACGATCCTTATCTGGCAGACTTCAAGGAGGCGCTCCTCGGAAGGCTGGACATCACCTTTCAGGCTCAGGCGGTCGCTGCGCGCGGCGAGCCGATCGGGTACGAACAATTGGTAAGGGAAACGGTCGGACCGACGGTTGCGACCCGGCTCGAATGCTCCGGCACGCGCGTGGAACTGCAATCTTCGAAGATCGTTCCGGTCAGCATGATCATCCATGAACTCGCGACGAACGCCATAAAACATGGTTCTGCTTCCATGCCTGGCGGGAAGGTCAGGGTAACATGGGAGCTGGAGGCCGGGGGGCGAGGACGAACATTCCTCGCGTGCCACTGGCGTGAGGACGGAGGGCCACAGGTTTCTCCGCCCGAGCAAAAGGGCTATGGAACTGAACTCATCGAAGGTCTCGCCGCCCATTTAGGTGGAAGCGTGGAAATTACCTTTGCACCTGACGGTTTGACGGCGAACTTCAAAATTCCGATGTGA